In the genome of Populus trichocarpa isolate Nisqually-1 chromosome 6, P.trichocarpa_v4.1, whole genome shotgun sequence, one region contains:
- the LOC7484673 gene encoding probable polyamine oxidase 5 yields MVAKKPRIVIIGAGMAGLTAANKLYTSSSSNDMFELCVVEGGSRIGGRINTSEFGGDRIEMGATWIHGIGGSPVHKIAQEIHSLESEQPWECMDGLLDEPKTVAEGGFELSPSLVESISTVFKNLMDYAQGKLIEREESSEEVDFCKLADKICKICPSNGGGPGKLSVGSFLRQALNVYWDSVKEQEQIEGCGNWSRKLIEEAIFAMHENIQRTYTSAGDLLTLDFDAESEYRMFPGEEITIAKGYLSVIESLASVLPHGLIQLGRKVARIEWQPEAHQSSGHGCAGRPVKIHFCDGSIMSADHVIVTVSLGVLKAGIGPDSGMFNPPLPTFKTEAISRLGFGVVNKLFLQLSSRHDGRDGDYSKFPFLQMAFHRPDSEWRHKKIPWWMRRTASLSPIYKNSGVLLSWFAGKEALELETLSDEEIIDGVSTTLSSFLSQPHKQLNSNSHGVCNGKEKSVDGNRVRFANVLKSKWGNDPLFLGSYSYVAVGSSGDDLDTLAEPLPNTDTLGSAPLQILFAGEATHRTHYSTTHGAYFSGLREASRLLQHYHCVGV; encoded by the coding sequence ATGGTGGCCAAGAAGCCAAGAATCGTTATTATTGGAGCGGGAATGGCAGGTCTCACAGCTGCAAACAAGCTCTACACTTCCAGTAGCTCTAACGATATGTTTGAGCTCTGCGTTGTGGAAGGTGGTTCAAGGATTGGTGGAAGAATTAACACTTCAGAATTTGGTGGTGACAGGATAGAGATGGGTGCAACATGGATCCATGGCATTGGAGGCAGCCCAGTTCACAAAATTGCTCAGGAAATCCATTCACTTGAGTCTGAGCAGCCGTGGGAGTGCATGGATGGACTCTTGGACGAGCCAAAGACCGTCGCTGAAGGCGGTTTCGAGCTTAGTCCATCTCTTGTGGAGTCAATATCCACAGTCTTTAAGAACCTGATGGATTATGCCCAGGGGAAACTGATTGAACGTGAGGAAAGCAGTGAAGAGGTTGATTTCTGCAAGCTTGCAGATAAGATTTGTAAGATTTGTCCAAGCAATGGCGGTGGTCCTGGAAAGCTCAGTGTTGGTTCTTTTCTCAGACAAGCCCTTAATGTTTACTGGGATTCTGTGAAAGAGCAGGAACAGATCGAAGGGTGTGGTAATTGGAGCAGAAAGTTGATTGAAGAAGCCATATTTGCAATGCATGAAAACATTCAAAGGACCTATACTTCCGCGGGTGATCTCTTGACTCTAGATTTTGATGCAGAAAGTGAGTATCGCATGTTTCCAGGTGAAGAAATCACCATTGCTAAGGGCTACTTGAGTGTCATTGAATCGCTAGCTTCAGTTTTACCTCATGGCCTAATCCAATTAGGCCGCAAGGTCGCAAGAATTGAATGGCAGCCTGAAGCTCACCAATCAAGCGGACATGGTTGTGCTGGTAGGCCTGTGAAGATACATTTCTGCGATGGATCAATAATGTCAGCTGATCATGTTATAGTTACAGTTTCACTCGGGGTACTTAAAGCTGGAATTGGTCCAGATTCAGGTATGTTCAACCCCCCTCTTCCAACTTTCAAGACAGAGGCCATATCCAGGCTAGGATTTGGTGTTGTGAATAAGTTGTTTTTGCAACTGAGTTCAAGGCACGATGGCAGAGATGGTGATTACAGCAAGTTCCCATTCCTGCAAATGGCTTTTCATCGCCCAGACTCCGAATGGAGGCATAAAAAGATACCATGGTGGATGAGAAGGACAGCTTCTCTGAGtccaatttataaaaattctgGTGTGTTGCTATCTTGGTTTGCAGGGAAAGAAGCTCTTGAGCTCGAAACTCTTAGTGATGAAGAGATTATTGATGGGGTGTCAACAACACTATCTAGCTTTTTGTCACAGCCCCACAAACAATTGAATTCTAATTCTCATGGAGTATGCAATGGGAAAGAGAAATCTGTGGATGGGAATAGAGTTAGATTCGCCAACGTATTGAAGAGTAAATGGGGTAACGATCCTCTCTTCTTGGGATCTTACAGTTATGTTGCAGTTGGATCAAGTGGCGATGACCTAGACACATTGGCAGAGCCATTGCCAAATACTGATACTTTAGGATCTGCTCCACTTCAAATTCTGTTTGCAGGGGAGGCAACACACAGAACCCATTATTCTACTACTCACGGAGCTTATTTTAGTGGTCTTAGAGAAGCCAGTAGGCTTCTTCAACATTATCATTGTGTTGGGGTTTAG
- the LOC7484674 gene encoding uncharacterized protein LOC7484674 — translation MEAWVPLFNIFLNSPTPENEASLWLEQSSSSSSVPITTTSFLSLLAEPIINNSSTNSMCDRRVMFLQTLPFLVQSRILSFLGFEHQRFCKRDLSKLARTLLTDTEGIDFWVKRAARNLLDKVSDSNYQWISGLSLDSGEERVDEEFGSIPDYLKDAASSANELFLPWLPLSHDTLNSRELFAGYESPEDFLSQVGEGSGDNSKDVAEEMEIDLVMVAPLDEEIQNMATSLKERIMTFESSSKTVELANEIRRLSFEREADPFVILGLLEPWKADDETASILVFHLSNGREEEEEIAWPSKVLCSIMLPKMLVLEEPASRVLVISMVEYCKLHQRAAECALLLPLIMKRSGINNHMCDVITRIVKESLHPAHVSAFCRKLLCGQEVEKRSIILPCHQCLVSSQLVWTESLFNLFQNILNHNVQLTQDSVDQLVLLIRELAPSFSKSLKFGNFLLCFITRCSLLLKSHKLLLVEAVAKTNTLVTKSILSKLASF, via the exons ATGGAGGCATGGGTTCCTCTCTTTAACATATTCCTTAACTCCCCAACACCAGAAAATGAAGCATCCCTCTGGTTAGAAcaatcttcttcatcatcatcagttCCAATCACCACaacctcttttctctctttactCGCCGAACCCATTATAAACAACTCATCCACAAACAG CATGTGTGACAGGAGGGTCATGTTTCTACAAACACTGCCTTTTCTTGTCCAGTCCAGAATTTTGTCCTTTCTTGGTTTTGAGCATCAAAGGTTTTGCAAGCGGGACTTATCTAAGTTGGCCAGGACTTTGTTGACAGATACCGAGGGGATTGATTTCTGGGTTAAGAGGGCTGCCCGCAATCTGCTTGATAAAGTGTCTGACTCAAATTACCAATGGATTTCTGGTTTAAGCTTAGACTCTGGAGAAGAGAGAGTTGATGAGGAGTTTGGTTCAATCCCAGATTACCTTAAAGATGCTGCTTCAAGTGCAAATGAACTGTTTCTACCTTGGTTGCCTCTCTCGCATGATACATTGAACTCCAGAGAATTGTTTGCTGGTTATGAAAGCCCAGAAGATTTCTTGAGTCAAGTTGGAGAGGGTTCTGGTGATAATTCGAAAGATGTTGCGGAGGAAATGGAGATTGATTTGGTCATGGTTGCTCCTTTAGATGAGGAAATTCAAAACATGGCAACAAGTTTGAAAGAGAGGATTATGACTTTTGAGTCTAGTTCTAAAACTGTTGAGTTAGCAAATGAAATTCGCAGACTTAGTTTTGAGAGAGAAGCCGATCCTTTTGTGATTTTGGGTTTGCTTGAACCTTGGAAAGCTGATGATGAGACTGCTTCAATTCTGGTTTTTCATCTCTCAaatggaagagaagaagaagaagagatcgCTTGGCCTAGCAAAGTTTTGTGTTCAATTATGCTTCCAAAGATGTTGGTGCTTGAAGAGCCAGCATCACGTGTACTGGTGATTTCAATGGTAGAGTACTGCAAGCTTCACCAGAGAGCTGCTGAATGTGCACTATTGCTTCCGCTGATAATGAAAAGGAGTGGCATCAACAACCACATGTGTGATGTGATCACCAGGATCGTCAAGGAATCCTTGCACCCAGCTCATGTTTCAGCTTTTTGCCGGAAGCTGCTTTGTGGACAAGAAGTTGAGAAACGATCCATCATTCTTCCTTGCCACCAATGCCTTGTATCCAGTCAACTGGTTTGGACGGAATCATTGTTTAATCTGTTTCAAAATATCTTAAATCATAACGTTCAGCTAACTCAGGATTCAGTTGATCAACTTGTATTGCTTATTAGGGAGTTGGCCCCAAGTTTCTCCAAATCTCTGAAATTCGGGAATTTTCTGTTGTGTTTCATCACCAGATGTTCTTTATTATTGAAGTCTCATAAACTTTTATTGGTTGAAGCAGTAGCGAAGACCAATACTCTTGTCACTAAATCCATATTATCAAAATTGGCTAGCTTCTAG
- the LOC7497621 gene encoding 1-aminocyclopropane-1-carboxylate oxidase 1, producing MEIPVIDLSQLEGENRSKTMALLHQACEKWGFFQVENHGLEKKLMDKVKQLVNAHYEENLKESFYESEIAKGLMNKGDVDWESSFFIWHRPTSNINEIHNLSENLRQIMDEYIAQLIQLAEKLSQLMSENLGLDKDYIKESFSGAKGPSVGTKVAKYPECPRPELVRGLREHTDAGGIILLLQDEHVPGLEFSNDGGWIKIPPSKNNTIFVNTGDQVEVLSNGRYKSTLHRVMAGKDGSRLSIATFYNPAGDAIISPAPKLSYPHNYTFQDYLKLYATTKFSDKGPRFEAMKKIANGHSSHGV from the exons atggaGATTCCTGTGATAGATTTGAGCCAACTCGAGGGCGAGAACAGAAGCAAAACTATGGCTCTTCTGCACCAAGCTTGTGAGAAATGGGGCTTCTTTCAG GTTGAGAACCATGGACTCGAGAAGAAGCTGATGGACAAGGTAAAGCAATTGGTGAATGCACACTACGAGGAAAACTTGAAAGAAAGCTTTTACGAGTCAGAGATAGCTAAAGGCTTGATGAATAAAGGTGATGTCGACTGGGAAAGCAGTTTCTTTATTTGGCATCGCCCAACATCCAACATCAATGAAATCCACAACCTCTCGGAGAATCTTCG CCAAATAATGGATGAGTACATCGCCCAACTGATTCAGTTAGCAGAGAAGCTTTCTCAACTCATGTCTGAGAATCTTGGACTGGACAAGGATTACATAAAGGAATCGTTTTCAGGAGCTAAAGGTCCTTCTGTGGGAACAAAGGTGGCAAAATACCCTGAATGTCCTCGGCCAGAGCTTGTGAGAGGACTTCGAGAGCACACCGACGCCGGCGGAATCATACTCTTGCTCCAAGATGAACATGTCCCAGGTCTTGAATTCTCAAACGATGGAGGATGGATAAAGATCCCCCCATCCAAGAACAATACTATATTTGTCAACACAGGTGATCAAGTGGAAGTGTTGAGTAATGGAAGGTACAAAAGTACTCTGCACCGTGTCATGGCTGGCAAGGATGGGAGCAGACTCTCCATTGCCACATTCTACAACCCAGCTGGTGATGCCATTATCTCCCCAGCTCCCAAACTCTCATACCCCCATAATTATACATTTCAAGATTACTTGAAGCTTTATGCCACCACAAAGTTCTCAGATAAGGGTCCCAGATTTGAAGCCATGAAGAAAATAGCCAATGGACACAGCAGTCATGGTGTCTGA